Proteins encoded together in one Sinorhizobium sp. B11 window:
- a CDS encoding metallophosphoesterase — translation MSNSHVKRHQSFISPTLFGVFQKLMGKGKPLPLVREQARQRLHFEPADFSAIYAIGDIHGCHGKLLEAKQKIIEDFSRYTGTALIVMLGDYVDRGVSSKDVLEHLGRPTPPNIKQVALCGNHDDAFLQLLEEPDVLRSWYRFAGSETLKSYGIDVAYLLKHGSNGAAERAINDAVPTHHKKLLAEMPSMLTVGDIVFVHAGIRPGVALSEQRDSDLMWIREPFLTRGPELPLLVVHGHTPVARPFFGNGRIAIDTGAFATGRMTVLRIVNRQAVVLS, via the coding sequence ATGTCGAACTCTCATGTGAAGCGCCATCAAAGCTTTATAAGCCCAACTTTGTTTGGGGTGTTTCAGAAGCTCATGGGCAAAGGCAAGCCGCTGCCTCTGGTGCGCGAGCAGGCTCGACAAAGGCTCCATTTCGAGCCGGCTGATTTTTCTGCCATTTACGCTATCGGTGACATACACGGCTGTCACGGCAAGCTTCTTGAGGCCAAGCAGAAGATAATCGAAGATTTTTCGAGGTATACGGGAACGGCATTGATAGTCATGCTTGGGGATTACGTAGATCGTGGCGTGTCCTCTAAAGATGTCCTTGAGCACCTCGGCAGGCCAACACCACCCAACATAAAGCAAGTCGCCTTATGCGGTAATCACGACGACGCGTTTCTTCAATTGCTTGAGGAGCCGGACGTGCTTCGGAGCTGGTATCGCTTCGCCGGCTCGGAAACCTTGAAATCATACGGGATCGACGTTGCTTATTTGCTGAAGCATGGCAGCAATGGGGCAGCGGAGCGCGCAATAAATGATGCGGTTCCGACTCACCATAAGAAATTATTAGCCGAGATGCCGTCGATGCTCACTGTGGGTGATATCGTTTTCGTGCATGCCGGGATCAGGCCGGGTGTCGCTCTCTCCGAGCAGAGGGACAGTGATTTAATGTGGATTCGTGAGCCCTTTCTGACACGGGGCCCGGAACTGCCCTTGCTGGTGGTGCACGGTCACACGCCGGTCGCTCGACCGTTTTTTGGCAATGGCCGGATCGCTATCGATACCGGCGCATTCGCCACTGGCAGGATGACAGTGCTGCGCATCGTGAACCGCCAAGCTGTCGTGCTAAGCTGA